ATCTAGATACATCCATGCAATCGGCAGTAAGAATTGAAAATCTCAGGAAAACCTATGGCGAGACTGTTGCTGTAAATGGAATCTCTCTAAATGTTACGCAGGGACAAATTTATGGTTTACTTGGTCCAAATGGGGCTGGCAAAACTACAACCATGCGCTGTCTTTGTACGCTGACTACACCTGATTCAGGATTGATCGAAGTGGCTGGGGCAACTGAGGCAAGAGCAATCCGCAATCGTCTTGGCTATGTTGCTCAAGAGGTTGCGCTCGATAAAGTACTGACTGGGCGAGAATTATTGCGTTTTCAAGCGGCGTTGTATCACATTCCTCCAAAACAAATCGGTGATCGCATTGATAGCGTATTAGATTTACTGCAACTAGAGCCTTACGCTGATAAGCTCTCTGGGACATATTCGGGTGGTCTAAAAAAGCGTTTAGACTTGGCTGCGGGTTTACTCCATCAACCATCGGTACTCATTCTTGATGAGCCGACAGTAGGTCTAGATATCCAGAGTAGGATCGCAATTTGGGAGTTTTTACGCAAGCTCCGAGCTTCTGGTGTGACTGTATTGATTAGTAGTCACTACCTTGAAGAAATTGATGCGCTTGCCGATCGCGTGGCAATTATTGATAAGGGGCAAATTATTGCTGAAGGCACAACCAATGACTTAAAGACTAAGGTTGGTGGCGATCGCATCACAGTAAGAATTCGTGAGTTTGCGGAGCGTCGTGAAGCCGAACATGCGAAAAAGATTTTGCAACAATTACCAATTGTGCAGAGCATCACAATTAATTCGGCTCAAGGTAATGCTGTGAACTTATTTGTCACTCCTGACACTAATGCCATCAGCGAAATTCAAAATATTTTGGCGGCAGTTGATATTGAAATATTTAGCCTTTCCCAGTCTCGTCCAAGTCTTGACGATGTATTTCTTGCAGCGACTGGGCAAACCATTCTTGATGCTGAGATTACTCAATCTGAAATATTAACCGCTACTAAAAATAAAAAAAAGGGTAAGTAATCCAAAACAGCAATTTCTCCTTGTGAAATCGATTTTAGGGTTTACAGTGCCTAAGGCACTGTAAACCCTAAAATCGGTTTTTTGAAAGACCGCCATTGGCGGTCTTTCAAAAAACCGATTTTTATAACGAGAAGTGCTGAATCCAAAACTTTGATTATGGAATTTTAGTAAATTTTTGTATGGCAAATATAAGGTAAATCTTAACTATTAATATCTATTTAACACGTAATAACAGTATTTACAGCAATTACTGATCAAATGAACGAAGAAAGATTTTGAAAGCGTTGCAAAGCAACGCTTTCAAAATCTTTCTTCGTTCGGGTTTAAGCGCAAAGCGCTGTAATATTACGGTGAGGGATTAATTCCTGTGTCTATATCATTATTGAGGTGCGGTATGCATGATTTCCCGTCTTTCGTCTTGGCTCAAGCCTCGACGACAACGAGTTTTTCATTAGAAAATTTGCTTAAACCTGATGGAATTGTATTTCAGCTAGTCTTTGCGATCGCCATCTTAGT
This genomic stretch from Pseudanabaena galeata CCNP1313 harbors:
- a CDS encoding ABC transporter ATP-binding protein codes for the protein MQSAVRIENLRKTYGETVAVNGISLNVTQGQIYGLLGPNGAGKTTTMRCLCTLTTPDSGLIEVAGATEARAIRNRLGYVAQEVALDKVLTGRELLRFQAALYHIPPKQIGDRIDSVLDLLQLEPYADKLSGTYSGGLKKRLDLAAGLLHQPSVLILDEPTVGLDIQSRIAIWEFLRKLRASGVTVLISSHYLEEIDALADRVAIIDKGQIIAEGTTNDLKTKVGGDRITVRIREFAERREAEHAKKILQQLPIVQSITINSAQGNAVNLFVTPDTNAISEIQNILAAVDIEIFSLSQSRPSLDDVFLAATGQTILDAEITQSEILTATKNKKKGK